ATCGGACACCGGTCATCCCACCCTTCGATTATCGCGACGATAGCAGTGCGATAGCGGCAGCGAAACGGCGCCGATGACGATGGCACGACCAGACAGTGACAAATAGCCATACCGGCATCGAATGGAGGACCACGGTGGATCCCGGCATGTCTCCACACCGGACGGCGAGCGCCGCTGTCTCCGCGATCGGCCACGATCACGCGCAGCTCAGCTACGCCTATCTCAACAGCGGCGACATCGACGGTTACGCCTCGCTCTTCCACGCCGACGCGGTGGTACGCCGTCCCGACGCCGGCATCATCCGGGGCCGCGACGAGCTGGAGCGCGACCGGACCGCCGCCTCGCGAACCCGCGACGGCCACTACGTCGTCCAGCACGTCTTCGCCTCCGGCGGGCGGGTCGCGGTGACCGGCCGCTTCGTGCTCGACGCACCGCGGGCGACGGGGGACGGTGTCGAGTTCGCCGACATCTTCACCGTCGACGAGTCGGGCCTCCTGCTGGCCCAGTCCACCTACTTCTTCGTGCCGCCGACCGGACCGCCGACTGCTGCTTCGGCACGCTAGGGCGTGTCCTATCGTGTGCGGTCATGGAACTTCGTGGGCAGGTCGTCGAGTTCGTCCGTACGCAGATCGCCATCGGCGAGGATCCCTATGACGAGATCGTGGACGACACCGTCGACTACCTGACCGGCGAGGCCGACTCCGACGAGATCCGCCGCCTCGCCGAGGAGGTCGCCGACGCCGAGTTCGCGTCGTTCCTCGTCGAGCAGCGGGGCTGGCCCGAGGTGACCGACAGCGACCGCTTGACGGCCGCCTTCGCCGAGCTGGACCGGGTCGGCATCGTCGCCCGGGAGAACTTCGCCTGCTGCCAGAACTGCGGCCACAGCGAGATCGGCGAGGAGTTCCCCGAGGGCGAGGCGCCGTTCGGCTACGTCTTCTATCACCAGCAGGACGCCGAGCGCGGCGCCAACGGCGAGGGCGTCTACCTCGCCTATGACGGCAAGGACCAGACCGAGGTGGGTGCGAGCGTGGTGCGGGTGCTGCAATCGCACGGGCTGCGACCGCAGTGGGACGGCTCGCCCACCCAGCGGATCCACCTGCCGCTGCAGTGGCGCCGCCGTCGGACCGGGGAGCTGGCGGTGCACCCCGGCGCTGCCTGACAGCCGGTTAGTGTGAGTGCCATGTACTCCGCTCAACCGCTGACCGACCGTGCCGTGCTCCGCCCGCTGCTGCCGTGGCACGCCGACGAGTTCCTCGCCCACCTGGACCGGGCACGGGAGCACATCGCGCCCTGGGTGGGGCAGAGCTTCGTCGCCGTCGACCTGGAGTCGGCCACCGCCGTGCTGCAGCGTTACGCCGACGGCCACGCCAAGCACGGCGGCGGCATCCACGGCATCTGGCTCGACGGCACCCTCGTCGGCGGCGTCATGGTGGTCCACCTCGACACCGCCACCGGCATCTGCGAGCTCGGCTGCTGGCTGGAGCCCGCCGCGGTGGGGCGCGGGCTGATCACCAAGGCGGCCGCGAAGCTGCTCGACTGGGTCGTCCGCGAGCGCGGCGTCCAGCGTGTCGAGTGGCAGACCGTCGCGGGGAACGAGCCGAGCAACCGGGTGGCCCAGCGTCTCGGCATGCGGCTCGACGGCGTCATGCGCTCCGCGGTTCCGGGCCGGTCCGGGTCGACCGAGCGGAAGGACCTGCAGATCTGGTCGATCCTCGCGGACGAGTGGTTCGCCCGCACGCCGCAGGCGGAGCCGGACCGGGCGGCGATCGACGCGCTGGCCGCCGCCTTCTTCGGCGCCTTCGGCAACCTCGGCGGTGCGGCGCCCGACGTGGCGTCGCTGCGGGACCTCTTCCTGCCCACGGGGGTGGTCGTCAAGGCCGGTCCCGACCAGCAGATCTATGACCTGGACGGGTTCATCGAGCCCCGGCAGGCGCTGCTCACCGGCGGCGAGCTGGTCGAGTTCCACGAGTGGGAGACGAGCGAGCAGACCGTGATCAGCGGCGATGTGGCGCAGCGGTTCAGCCGTTACGCCAAGGCCGGTGTGCTGCGCGGCGAGCCCTTCACCGGCACGGGCGCCAAGAGCATGCAGTGCGTCCGCACCCCGGCCGGGTGGCGCATCGTCGCGGTGACGTGGAGCGACGACACGCCCTAGCGGGCGTGAAAGACAAGATCACCATCCACATAGGTACGCAGAACGCGCGCGTCGGCGATCGTATCGACGGGTTCGGTGAGGATGTCCCGGTCGAGCACGACGAGATCGGCGAGGTTTCCGGGCGCGATGGTGCCCGTACCCCCGAGGTTGTTGACGTGTGCGGACCCGGCGGTATAGGCGGTGAGCGCCTCCAGCGGGGTGAGCCTCTCGCCGGGCAGGAAGGGTTCCGGATCGTGATCGGGGTCGCGGGCCGGGAGGGTCCGGTTGACCGCGACGTGGATGCCCCAGAGCGGATCGGGGCGGCTCACCGGCCAGTCGCTGCCCGCCGCGAGCCGGGCACCGGCGCGGCGCAGGCCGGCGAAGCTGTACTGATGAGCCGCCCGGCCCGGCCCCAGGATCGGCAGGGTCAGCTCGGTCATCTGCGGTTCGTTCGTGGCCCAGAGCGGCTGGATCGTGGCCGTCACATCGAGGGCGGCAAATCGTGGCAGGTCGGCGGGGTTGACGACCTGGACGTGAGCGATGTGGTGCCGCCGGTCCCAGGCCTCGTTGGCGGCGCGTGCGTGCTCGACGGCATCGAGCACGTCCCGGACCGCCCGGTCGCCGATGGCGTGGAAGTGCAGGTGGAAGCCATCGGCGTCGAGGGCGGCGACGGCCTGGTGCAGCATCGCCGGATCGACGAACGAGAGTCCGTGCGGGTGCGGGCAGTCGGCGAGGTAGGGCTCCAGCATGCTCGCGGTGAAGTTCTCCGCCACGCCGTCCTGCATGATCTTGACGCTCGTCGCCCGGAACCGGTCGCTGCTGAGCCGGTCGCGGCGTTCCCGCAGCTCCTCGATCTGCTCCAGCCCGCGGTCGCGCTGCCACCACAGGGCACCGGTGACCCTCGCGGTGAGCTCGCCCCGGGCGGCCAGCTCGGCATAGTCGGCCGACGCGTCGGGGAGTGAGCCGAAGTCGCCGAGGATCGCGTCCTGCCAGGCGGTGATGCCGAGGGAGTGCAGGTGGCGCTGGGCGAAGCGGAGCGCGGCGAGCCGCTCGGCCCGGGTCGGCGGCGGGATCAGGGCCGTGACCAGGTCGACCGCGCCCTCGTGCAGCATGCCGGTCGGCCGGTTGCCGGGGCCGCGCTCGATCCGCCCGTCCGGCGGCTCCGGGGTGCGCTCGGTGATCCCGGCGAGCTCCAGCGCCCGGGTGTTGGCCCAGGCGCCGTGGCAGTCGCGGTTGTGCAGCAGCACCGGCCGGTCGGCGACGACCGCGTCGAGCGCCGGTGCCGTCGGCAGGCCGCCGGGGAAGTCGGCCATCGCCCAGCCGCCGCCGGTGATCCAGGGCCGGTCGGGGTGCGCGGTGGCGTAGGCGGCGACCGCGGCGAGGTAGGCCGGTGCTCCGGAGAGGCCCAGCAGATCGACCCGGAGGCTGTTGAGGCCGCCGCCGACGGGGTGGATGTGCGCGTCCTGGAAGCCCGGCGCGAGCAGCCCGCCCGCGAGGTCGACCACCTCGGTCGCGGGGCCGATCAGCTCGCGGGCACCGGCGCCGACCGCGGCGATGAGGTTGCCCCGGACCGCGACGGCGGTGGTGATCGGGCCGTCGGCGGTGAGGACGGTGCCGCCGTGAAAGACCAGCTGAGCGAAGTGCATCGCCCATGCTATCCGGACCGGGACCGCCGCCCGCACCGCAGGCGTGATGAATGCCGCATTGACATATATCGTTGGTCGGTCCATCCAGTGTCCTCGGAAGGTGACCGTCGTGACTTCCCCCCTGTCCCGTCGCAATCTGCTGCGTGCCGGCACCCTCGGCATCGTCTTCGCAGGCAGCATCGAGGCGATCTCGAGCTCTGCCTTCGCGCACGCACCCCGGACCGGCTACGGCCCGCTCGTGCCCGACCCGGCCGGGATCCTCGCCCTGCCGGAAGGCTTCTCCTACCGCATCGTCGCCGAGGCGGGAAAGACGCTGCTGGAGTCGGGCCACCCGACCCCCAGCGACCCCGACGGCACCGCCTGCTTCCGCAGCAGCCATGGATTCTCCCTCGTCAACAACCATGAGATCGGCGGCGGCGAGGAGTTCGGCGTACCGCCGCTGCCCGACCTCACCTTCGACCCGGGTGCGCAGGGCGGCACCACCACGATCGACGTGGACGCCCACGGCAACCGCCTCCGCGAATACGTCAGCGTCGCGGGCACCCACAACAACTGCGCCGGCGGCATCACCCCCTGGGGCACCTGGCTCACCTGCGAGGAGACCGAGCAGCGCAAGGGCGGCATCTTCGAGCAGGACCACGGCTGGGTGTTCGAGGTCGACCCGTTCGACCGGGAAGCCAACCGGCACCCCGTGGCGCTGAAATTCCTCGGCCGCTACGCCCACGAGGCCGTCGCGGTCGACCCGCACACCTCGGAGATCTTCCTGACCGAGGACGCGAGCGGCCCCAACGGGCTCTATTTCCGGTGGACCCCGCCGAGGCACTTCCGGGGCCGCAAGGGTGCCCTGCGGGCGCTGGCACTGGGCGCGGGCGGCGACACCGCGGGCAGGCTCCAGGCGCTCAGCGCCTCGCTCAAGGGCGTGCACATCACCGACCTGTCGCAGGCCACCACGCCCGGCACGCGCTACCGCGTGACCTGGGTCGACGTGCCCGACCGGCTCGCCACCACGGTCTCGGTCCGCCGGCAGTTCACCGATGACCAGGTCACCCGCAGCCGCAAGCTGGAGGGCCAGTGGTGGGGCGACGGCGGCGTCTACTTCGTCGCCAGCTTCGCCCGGCACACCGACGGCAGCGTCAACGAGCACGACGGCCAGGTCTGGTTCTACGACCCGAAGCACGAGACGATCGAGCTCAAGACCATCTTCGGCGTCAATCCCGATCCGAAGGTGGAGGGCACCTTCGACGGGCCCGACAACATCACCGTCTCGCCCTACGGCGGGGTCATCCTCGCCGAGGACGGGGAGGGCCTGTCGCACCTCGTCGGCGTGAGCGAGCGCGGGGAGGCGTACGCCCTGGCGCGCAACGAGATGAGCGACAGCGAGTTCACCGGCCCCACCTTCAGCCAGGACGGCCGGACCCTCTTCGCCAACATCCAGGCGCCCGGCCTCGTCTTCGCCATCACCGGACCGTGGCGCCGCCCGCACTACTGATCGCCCCGCCGCTACCCGGCCGCGCACCGCGGCCGGGTAGCGTTGCCGGTCATGCCGACCGAACAGCGCCGCCTCTTCATCGCGGCCTACCCGCCCCCGGCGGCGATCGGCGATCTCGCGGCACTCGTCGCCGGGCTCACGCTCGCCCAGCCGCACCCCGACAGCCTGTCGCGCCGGCCCGTCCCGCCCGACCAGTGGCACGTCACGCTCGCCTTCCTCGGCGAGGTGCCGGTGGACCGGATCGACGCGGTGACCGGCGCGATGACCGCCGCCGCCGCTCGGTCCCGCCCGCCCGCACCCCGGCTGCGCCTGACCGGCGGCGGGTGGTTCGACAACCTGCGGGCGGCCGCCATCTGGATCGGTGTCGACGGCGACCTCGACGCCCTGCACGCGCTCGTCGCCGGGCTGCGCGAGGAGCTGGCCGCCGCCGAGCTGCCCGTCGACGAGCGGCCCTACCAGCCGCATCTCACCCTCGGGCGACCCGGCCGACGGCTCTCCGAGGCGGAGCGGCGTGGGGACCTCGACCGGCTCGACGACTATGCCGGGCCGGTCTGGACCCTCGGCGAGCTGGCGCTGATGCTGGGGGACTACCCGGACGGCAACGACTACACCAGGATCTTCACGGCGCCGATGACATCCTGACGAGCTGTCGGTTCGGGGCGCCCCTGTTCGTTGTGAGGGTGAGAGCCTCGACCAACCAGGGAGCCAATCATGAAGCAGTACCTGATCAGCATCTATCAGCCCGAGGGCGGCTCGCTGCCGCCGGCGGAGCTCGCCGTCGTCATGAGCGACCTCGCCAAGGTCAACGAGGAGATGCAGGCGGCGGGGGCGTGGGTCTTCGCGGGCGGGCTGCACGCGCAGAGCAGTGCGACCGTGCTGCGGCATGCGGAGGGCGAGGTGCTCGTGACGGACGGGCCGTTCGCCGAGAGCAAGGAGTACCTCGGAGGGATCACGATCATCCAGGCCGCGGATCTGGATGAGGCGCTGGGCTGGGCTCGGCGGATCGCCGAGGCGATCAAGCTGCCCATCGAGGTACGCCCGTTCCAGTAGGGCACCGGCATGATCGTGCTTCTTCACGGAAACAGGCCCCTCGGAGCTTGTCGGTGGGCTTACTTCCGTGAAGAAGCACGATCATGCACGGTGACGCACCTTCCACCCGAGATGCGGGCGAGCCGGGGCGAGAGCTCCACGCCTCGCCCCCGACCGGCTCGTCGATCTCAGCTGACCAGCTCCAGCCAGGCCCGATAGTCGCTGGCGAAGGGCTCCGTGCCATCGGCCAGCGCTGTCATCAGCCAGGCCGCCGACGCTCGCGCCGCGTCGACGACCTCCGATGGGTACGCCCACCGCAGCCGATGCTCGTCGAACTCATCCTCATCCCACAGGACCACCCGACCGCCGGCTCGTTCCCGGGACACGTCGAGGTCGAGATCGACCATGGTGACCTGTCCCGGGTGCAGCCAGCGGACCGGCGAGGTGATGTCGCAGTAGATCTCGGTCTCGTGCGGCGGACCGTTGAAGGCCGCCGTCCACCACACGCCGGGCCGGAAGAGCATGACGTGCGGGTGCTCGGTGACATGCTCGCGTCCGGCTGTTCCCTTCTGCATGCGGACGCCGGGCGGTGCTCCCAGCCACACTCCGTGGCGGTCCTCCCCGAGGCGCTGAATCACGTGGTGCCAGTGCAGACTGCCGTCGAACTTGGTGTAGACGACACGCGTATCCCCGGTCATGCACCGACCGTAGGCGCTGCCGACGCACCTTTGCGAGCGGTTAACACCTCACGTGGCCGTGATCGTCGCGCTGTTGGTGATGAAGTCCTTGCCACCGCTCGCCGACGTGATCTCGTAACCCAGCTGCACGTTGCCGATCGTCACATCCCCGAACCAGCCGCGGTTCTTGATCCAGTTGGCGATCGCCTTGATGTCGACCGTGCCGGAGCTGGCGTTGCTCGTGCGCAGGAACGAGTAGACGTTGTTGCTGCCGTTGCTGCCACGGTAGATGTTCCACGTGTGTCCGCCGACGCTCGCCGTGGTCTGCAGCGTGCCGAGCGGTCCGACCGCGCCGTACTTGTTCATCCACAGCATGATCTCGTGCTTGTTGTCGCTGGACCACACGTCGTACGCCGTCGTGAAGGCCACCCCGCTGGTGGGCACGGTAACGTTGAAGGTGCTGCTCAGCGTACCCAGGGCGCTGATCTTCTTGCCCGACCACCTGGTCTGGTTGGGGTAAGACTTGATGCCGCCGGTGTTGGGGTGGTTGGCCCAGACGCCCCAGCTCGTCGCCGAGTTGGCCCAGATGGTCTGCGGGCCGTAACCGCTGCCCCAGACGTTGTTGTAAAGCGTGTAGCCGCCGCTGGAGTAGGTGCCCCAGCGGTCCGTGGAGGACCAGACGGCGGCCTGTGCCGGGGCGGCGGCGGATATGCCGAACCCCACGGTGAGCGCGAGTGCGATGACGGTGCGCCGCAGCATGGTGGACATGGTCGAATCACTCTCCTTCGAGTCTTTTCGCAGGGAGTTCAAGGGCCGGACGTCCGATGCTTCCGAACGGTAGTTATCGAATTTATCGAAATCAATACTTGAGATAGGTTGGGTTTCCAAATTATTTCGCAGCAGCTCAGGCTGCCCAAGGTCGTGCAATTTCCCGGAAGTAGTCCCCTCAGTCTGTGTCGGTAGGGCATGTTTCCGGGAAGCAGCACGATCTTGCGCTGAGGTAGGCCCACTTTCCCGGAACGTGCACGATCACCGCCGCGCCCGCGCTGCGCCCGTGTCTTGCTCCGGGCGGAGCGGCATTGCGTCCGTGCTCCGGGCGGCGCCGCCCCGAACCGCGCTTCGGATAGTGCCGTAGCGAGCCTCGCTTCGGGCAGTGCCGTAGCGAGCCTCGCTTCGGGCAGTGCCATAGCGAGCCGCGCACGGGCAGTGCCGTAGTGGACCGCGCTTCGGGCAGTGCCGTAGCTCGCCGCGCTGCGGGCATTGCTGCATCGCGCCCGCCCTCGCGGAGCATGTCAGCAGCGCGAAGTGTTGGTGTGCTCTGCCGCGCAGCCTGCTGGCGCGCCTTGTCGGCGAGCTCTTGATCGTGCTGTTTCCCGGAAGTAGTCCCCTCAGCCTGTGTCGGTAGGGCCAATTTCCGGGAAGTAGCGTGATCTTGCGCTGTGGTAGGGCCACTTTCCCGGAACGTGCACGATCACCGCCGCGCCCGCACCGCGCACCGCATTGCACCGCACGCATTGCACCGCCTGCACTGCGCTGCCTGCACTGCGCTGCCTGCACTGCGCTGCGCTGCACCGCGCGGAGCATGTGAGCAGCGCGAGGTGCCAGCGTGCCCTGCGGCGCGACGTGCTGGCGCGCCTTGTCGGCGAGCTCTTGATCGTGCTGTTTCCCGGAAGTAGTCCCCTCAGCCTGTTTCGGTAGGGCCAATTTCCGGGAAGTAGCGTGATCTTGCGCTGTGGTAGGGCCACTTTCCCCGAACGTGCGTGATCACCGCCGCTCCGCGCTCGCTCCGCCGCACCACCCACGCCGATCCGCACGCATCGCACGGCCCGTGCCGCCGCATCGCACCGCCCGTGCCCACCGCCTCGCACCGCCCGCGACACCGTCACGCCGCCGCCTCGCACGGCCCGCGCCGGCGCCCCGCACCGCCCGCACCCCGTCTCAACAAGCTCTCTCGATCGTGCCGAGAAACGCCGCCCAGGAGCGCGAAAAACCCCTACCCCGCGCTAGCCGGAGCGTGGAGCAGATCCAGCGGCCCGGTCATCGCACCCAAATCGAAGGTCTCCGCCAGCGGCGTGCAGGTGAGCACCAACAGCTCCCGTACCAGACTGGTGATCTTGCCCGTAGCCAGCGGAACCGGCGAGTCGCCGAACATCCGGCACTGCCGTACGAAGAACTGGCTCTCGTTCGAGATCCGCCGAATCATGATCTCCGTGACGATCTCGAACCGGGCATACCGCACGAGACCCACCCGGGCCACCGCGACCGAGTGCACCTTGAGCAGCGTCGTGTCGGTCGAGATCCCCTCCACCCTCCACCCGCCGAGCCGCCGCAGCGTGACCGTGGGAAACGTCGCCGACGGCACCTTGATGATCGTGTCCAGCTTCAGGTAGTCGCGAACCAGCTGTTCGTCGGCGCGCTCGTCGAGGCGGAACGCGAGCTCGAAGCTGTAGCTGTCCCGATCCGGCCGCCGCTGCCGCCATACCCGCCACGCCCAGGCCAGCACGAGGAACCCGGCCGCGCCGAGGACGACCGGCCACAACTCGACGAGCTGCTCGCTGAGGGGCAGGGCGTCCTTGCCGGACTGGTCGGCGGTGCGGATCGCGACGAAGACCGCGATCACCGTGAGCACCAGCATCAGCGCGTTGTAAGCCGTGTCGCCGACTCGGCGTCCGCCCGGCTGGCCGTGGCGGCTGCGCTCGATCTCGGCCATCGCCTCCTGTTCCGAGCGGGCCTGTTCCTGCTCGTAGAGGAGCCGTTCCTGCCAGTCGTGCTCGACCGCCGTCTCCAGGCTCTTGACGTTGACGCGGAGCCGGTCGAGCAGGTCGGCCCAGGAGCCCACGAGCGCCTCGACCTCGGCGAGCTGGATGTAGAGGTCGTGGGGCTGGTCGGAGTTCCGGCGGCCGAGGTCGGCGGCCCGGCCGGCCAGCGCCGTCATCGCGGTTCTCGCGCCGTCGGAGACGGTGAACATCAGCGGCAGCTTCGTGGCGACGAGCATGACGTAGCCGCGCATCTGCGACTCGGTCGCCTCGCCGGTCATCTCGGGAGTTCGCTCGTAGTCGATGCCGGAGAGGTCGAGCTGGATCAGGCGGGCCTGGCGGTGCGAGACGGCCATCATCTGGTCGAGCAGGCTCCTCCGTACGCTCTCGACGGACCGGCGCATCCACTGCAGCGAGCCGCGCGAGATCATCATGAAGCGGTGCAGGGTCGTGAGCTGCCCGGCGACGGTCGAGGCGTCGGCGGCCACGGTGACCTCGCGGATGAAGTCGTCGAGGTCGGTGGTGATCGAGGACTTCCGCTTGTACGCCTCCAGCCACTCACCCGCCCGTCGGTAGTGCTCGAAGAAGACCGCGGGCAGCAGCGACTGGTTGCACAGCCCTTCGATGAAGACGTTGAGCTGGTGGAAGCTGAGCGCTCCCCGGGGCGGCGTCGAGGCGACCTCGGTCTGCT
This portion of the Allocatelliglobosispora scoriae genome encodes:
- a CDS encoding YciI family protein, whose amino-acid sequence is MKQYLISIYQPEGGSLPPAELAVVMSDLAKVNEEMQAAGAWVFAGGLHAQSSATVLRHAEGEVLVTDGPFAESKEYLGGITIIQAADLDEALGWARRIAEAIKLPIEVRPFQ
- a CDS encoding alkaline phosphatase PhoX, which encodes MTSPLSRRNLLRAGTLGIVFAGSIEAISSSAFAHAPRTGYGPLVPDPAGILALPEGFSYRIVAEAGKTLLESGHPTPSDPDGTACFRSSHGFSLVNNHEIGGGEEFGVPPLPDLTFDPGAQGGTTTIDVDAHGNRLREYVSVAGTHNNCAGGITPWGTWLTCEETEQRKGGIFEQDHGWVFEVDPFDREANRHPVALKFLGRYAHEAVAVDPHTSEIFLTEDASGPNGLYFRWTPPRHFRGRKGALRALALGAGGDTAGRLQALSASLKGVHITDLSQATTPGTRYRVTWVDVPDRLATTVSVRRQFTDDQVTRSRKLEGQWWGDGGVYFVASFARHTDGSVNEHDGQVWFYDPKHETIELKTIFGVNPDPKVEGTFDGPDNITVSPYGGVILAEDGEGLSHLVGVSERGEAYALARNEMSDSEFTGPTFSQDGRTLFANIQAPGLVFAITGPWRRPHY
- a CDS encoding amidohydrolase produces the protein MHFAQLVFHGGTVLTADGPITTAVAVRGNLIAAVGAGARELIGPATEVVDLAGGLLAPGFQDAHIHPVGGGLNSLRVDLLGLSGAPAYLAAVAAYATAHPDRPWITGGGWAMADFPGGLPTAPALDAVVADRPVLLHNRDCHGAWANTRALELAGITERTPEPPDGRIERGPGNRPTGMLHEGAVDLVTALIPPPTRAERLAALRFAQRHLHSLGITAWQDAILGDFGSLPDASADYAELAARGELTARVTGALWWQRDRGLEQIEELRERRDRLSSDRFRATSVKIMQDGVAENFTASMLEPYLADCPHPHGLSFVDPAMLHQAVAALDADGFHLHFHAIGDRAVRDVLDAVEHARAANEAWDRRHHIAHVQVVNPADLPRFAALDVTATIQPLWATNEPQMTELTLPILGPGRAAHQYSFAGLRRAGARLAAGSDWPVSRPDPLWGIHVAVNRTLPARDPDHDPEPFLPGERLTPLEALTAYTAGSAHVNNLGGTGTIAPGNLADLVVLDRDILTEPVDTIADARVLRTYVDGDLVFHAR
- a CDS encoding GH12 family glycosyl hydrolase domain-containing protein — translated: MSTMLRRTVIALALTVGFGISAAAPAQAAVWSSTDRWGTYSSGGYTLYNNVWGSGYGPQTIWANSATSWGVWANHPNTGGIKSYPNQTRWSGKKISALGTLSSTFNVTVPTSGVAFTTAYDVWSSDNKHEIMLWMNKYGAVGPLGTLQTTASVGGHTWNIYRGSNGSNNVYSFLRTSNASSGTVDIKAIANWIKNRGWFGDVTIGNVQLGYEITSASGGKDFITNSATITAT
- a CDS encoding DUF402 domain-containing protein; translated protein: MTGDTRVVYTKFDGSLHWHHVIQRLGEDRHGVWLGAPPGVRMQKGTAGREHVTEHPHVMLFRPGVWWTAAFNGPPHETEIYCDITSPVRWLHPGQVTMVDLDLDVSRERAGGRVVLWDEDEFDEHRLRWAYPSEVVDAARASAAWLMTALADGTEPFASDYRAWLELVS
- a CDS encoding DUF6891 domain-containing protein, with the translated sequence MELRGQVVEFVRTQIAIGEDPYDEIVDDTVDYLTGEADSDEIRRLAEEVADAEFASFLVEQRGWPEVTDSDRLTAAFAELDRVGIVARENFACCQNCGHSEIGEEFPEGEAPFGYVFYHQQDAERGANGEGVYLAYDGKDQTEVGASVVRVLQSHGLRPQWDGSPTQRIHLPLQWRRRRTGELAVHPGAA
- the thpR gene encoding RNA 2',3'-cyclic phosphodiesterase, coding for MPTEQRRLFIAAYPPPAAIGDLAALVAGLTLAQPHPDSLSRRPVPPDQWHVTLAFLGEVPVDRIDAVTGAMTAAAARSRPPAPRLRLTGGGWFDNLRAAAIWIGVDGDLDALHALVAGLREELAAAELPVDERPYQPHLTLGRPGRRLSEAERRGDLDRLDDYAGPVWTLGELALMLGDYPDGNDYTRIFTAPMTS
- a CDS encoding nuclear transport factor 2 family protein, with translation MSPHRTASAAVSAIGHDHAQLSYAYLNSGDIDGYASLFHADAVVRRPDAGIIRGRDELERDRTAASRTRDGHYVVQHVFASGGRVAVTGRFVLDAPRATGDGVEFADIFTVDESGLLLAQSTYFFVPPTGPPTAASAR